The following are encoded in a window of Rhizobium sp. WYJ-E13 genomic DNA:
- a CDS encoding LysR family transcriptional regulator VtlR, translated as MPLDWDKLRIFHAAAEAGSFTHAADKLHLSQSAISRQVSALEQDVGTKLFHRHARGLILTEQGELLYRTAHDVLLKLETVKMQLTETTETPSGKLRVTTTVGLGQGWLTDKIQEFLQLYPDVQIQLILDNEEVDVNMRHADCAIRLRQPQQSDLIQRKLFTVHMHVYAAPSYINRHGEPQKIEDLDNHRIITFGEPAPNYLLDVNWLEIAGRSSDNKRIPHLQINSQTSIKRACLLGIGIACLPDYIVGRDPGLIQLAINADVPSFDTYFCYPDEIKNAAKLKAFRDFIVSKARNWNF; from the coding sequence ATGCCATTGGATTGGGACAAGCTGCGTATTTTCCACGCAGCCGCCGAAGCCGGATCGTTTACGCATGCGGCTGACAAGCTGCATCTGTCCCAGTCGGCCATCAGCCGTCAGGTCAGCGCGCTCGAGCAGGATGTGGGCACCAAGCTCTTCCACCGCCATGCGCGCGGCCTGATCCTCACCGAACAGGGCGAACTGCTTTACCGCACCGCCCATGATGTGCTTCTAAAGCTCGAAACCGTGAAGATGCAGCTGACCGAAACGACGGAAACGCCGTCCGGCAAGCTGCGCGTCACCACGACTGTCGGCCTCGGCCAGGGCTGGCTGACCGACAAGATCCAGGAATTCCTGCAGCTTTATCCCGATGTTCAGATCCAGCTTATCCTCGACAACGAGGAAGTGGATGTGAACATGCGCCATGCCGATTGCGCCATCCGCCTTCGCCAGCCGCAGCAGTCCGACCTGATCCAGCGCAAGCTCTTCACCGTGCATATGCACGTTTATGCGGCCCCCTCCTACATCAACCGCCATGGTGAACCACAAAAGATCGAGGATCTCGACAATCATCGCATCATCACTTTCGGCGAACCCGCACCGAACTATCTGCTCGACGTCAACTGGCTGGAAATCGCCGGCCGCTCGTCGGACAACAAGCGCATTCCGCATCTGCAGATCAACAGCCAGACCTCGATCAAGCGCGCCTGCCTGCTCGGCATCGGCATCGCCTGCCTGCCCGACTATATCGTCGGTCGAGACCCCGGCCTGATTCAGCTTGCGATCAATGCCGATGTTCCCTCCTTCGATACCTACTTCTGCTATCCTGACGAGATAAAGAACGCCGCGAAGTTGAAAGCCTTCCGCGATTTCATCGTCAGCAAGGCCCGCAACTGGAACTTCTGA
- a CDS encoding helix-turn-helix transcriptional regulator — protein sequence MDKDEILKALANPARMDILNWLKNPEEHFPTQEHPFEMGVCASQFERCGLSQSTVSAHLGTLHRAGLVTSKRVGQWIFYKRNEETIAAFLQQLTQDL from the coding sequence ATGGACAAAGACGAGATCCTCAAGGCGCTGGCCAACCCTGCCCGGATGGACATCCTCAACTGGCTGAAAAACCCGGAAGAACATTTTCCGACGCAGGAGCACCCATTTGAGATGGGCGTCTGCGCCAGCCAGTTCGAACGCTGCGGCCTTTCCCAGTCCACCGTGTCCGCGCACCTCGGCACCCTTCATCGTGCCGGCCTCGTCACTAGCAAGCGCGTCGGCCAGTGGATCTTCTACAAGCGCAACGAAGAAACGATCGCTGCCTTCCTCCAGCAGCTGACGCAGGATCTGTAA
- a CDS encoding MFS transporter codes for MPLALLVLALSSFAIGTTEFVIMGLLPEVAADLSVTIPEAGWLVTGYALAVAIGAPVMAVSTAKLKRRSALIMLMAFFIAGNLLCAIAPNYWVLMIARIVTALCHGAFFGIGSVVAANLVSEDRKARAVALMFTGLTLANVLGVPLGTAIGQAYGWRSTFWVVTAIGIVTIAGLIAILPKDRQEEQSSILREIAALRNGRLWMALSVTVFFSASMFTLFTYIAPLLRDVTGISPEGVTWTLFLMGIGLTVGNLIGGKLADWRLGTALAAIFAAIALTSAIFFYTSRFFIPAEITLFLWAAATFAAVPALQVGVVGFGRDAPNLVSTINIGAFNTGNALGAWVGGMVIDAGLDLNRVPLAAAAMAIIGLAATVLTYLSGRAQTAPAAAE; via the coding sequence ATGCCCCTTGCCCTGCTCGTTCTCGCCTTGAGCTCTTTCGCGATAGGCACCACCGAATTCGTCATCATGGGGCTTCTGCCCGAAGTCGCAGCCGACCTTTCCGTCACGATCCCTGAGGCCGGGTGGCTGGTGACGGGTTACGCGCTGGCCGTCGCCATCGGCGCACCCGTCATGGCGGTTTCGACTGCCAAGCTGAAGCGCCGCTCGGCCCTCATCATGCTGATGGCCTTCTTCATTGCCGGCAACCTGCTCTGCGCCATCGCGCCCAATTACTGGGTACTGATGATCGCCCGCATCGTCACCGCCCTCTGCCACGGCGCCTTCTTTGGCATCGGCTCGGTCGTTGCTGCCAATCTCGTCAGCGAAGACCGCAAGGCCCGCGCCGTCGCCCTGATGTTTACCGGGCTGACGCTCGCGAACGTACTCGGCGTCCCGCTCGGCACCGCCATCGGCCAGGCCTATGGGTGGCGCTCCACCTTCTGGGTTGTCACCGCGATCGGCATCGTCACCATTGCAGGCCTGATCGCCATCCTGCCGAAGGATAGACAAGAAGAGCAGAGCAGCATCCTGCGGGAGATCGCGGCATTGCGGAACGGGCGCCTCTGGATGGCGCTCTCGGTCACCGTCTTCTTCTCGGCTTCGATGTTCACGCTTTTCACCTATATCGCCCCGCTGCTGCGCGACGTGACGGGCATCTCACCTGAAGGCGTCACCTGGACGCTGTTCCTGATGGGTATCGGCCTGACGGTCGGTAACCTCATCGGCGGCAAGCTCGCCGACTGGCGCCTCGGCACTGCCCTTGCCGCGATCTTTGCGGCAATCGCGCTGACCTCGGCGATCTTCTTCTATACAAGCCGCTTCTTCATACCCGCCGAAATCACCCTGTTCCTGTGGGCAGCCGCCACCTTCGCTGCGGTTCCCGCCCTGCAGGTCGGTGTCGTCGGTTTCGGCAGGGATGCACCGAACCTCGTTTCGACCATCAATATCGGCGCCTTCAACACCGGCAATGCCCTCGGCGCCTGGGTCGGCGGCATGGTCATAGACGCCGGCCTCGATCTCAACCGCGTTCCCCTCGCCGCCGCCGCCATGGCCATCATCGGCCTTGCCGCAACTGTTCTCACCTATCTCTCCGGCCGGGCGCAGACCGCTCCCGCTGCCGCCGAGTGA
- a CDS encoding alkene reductase, whose amino-acid sequence MAKLFQPTQIGDIALKNHIVMAPLTRNRSPGAIPNDLNVEYYRQRATAGLIITEATAITHQGQGYANVPGLYSKEALDGWKRVTDAVHAEGGKIVVQMWHVGRISHTELQPNGGKPVSSTNRIAKAKTYLVNADGTGAFTDTSEPRALETSEIPGIVEDYRKAARAAIDAGFDGVEIHGANGYLLDQFMRDGVNDRTDEYGGSIENRTRFTFQVVEAVTREIGARRTAIRISPVTPSGDSYDSNPQALFTHVVEGLAKYDLAYIHVVEGQTGGERDYRQGDNPSFDYKALRTAYEKAGGKAAWMVNNGYNRDMAIETVENGAADLVAFGKPFISNPDLVERLERNLPLNTPDQSTFYGGSAKGYVDYPTLEKVA is encoded by the coding sequence ATGGCCAAGCTTTTCCAGCCGACACAGATCGGCGATATCGCTCTCAAGAACCATATCGTCATGGCGCCGCTCACCCGCAACCGCTCACCGGGCGCAATCCCGAACGACCTCAACGTCGAATACTATCGCCAGCGCGCCACGGCCGGCCTCATCATCACCGAAGCGACCGCCATCACGCATCAGGGTCAGGGTTATGCCAATGTTCCCGGCCTCTACAGCAAGGAAGCCCTTGACGGGTGGAAGCGCGTGACGGATGCCGTTCATGCCGAAGGCGGCAAGATCGTCGTTCAGATGTGGCATGTCGGCCGTATCTCCCACACCGAGCTGCAGCCGAACGGCGGCAAGCCGGTTTCCTCGACCAACCGCATCGCCAAGGCCAAGACCTACCTCGTCAACGCTGACGGTACCGGCGCCTTTACCGACACCTCCGAGCCACGCGCACTCGAAACCTCCGAGATTCCCGGGATCGTCGAGGATTACCGCAAGGCCGCCCGCGCTGCGATCGATGCGGGCTTCGACGGTGTAGAAATCCACGGCGCCAATGGCTACCTGCTCGACCAGTTCATGCGCGACGGCGTCAACGACCGCACCGACGAATATGGCGGTTCGATCGAAAACCGCACGCGTTTCACCTTCCAGGTCGTCGAAGCCGTGACCAGGGAAATCGGCGCCCGCCGCACCGCAATCCGCATTTCGCCGGTCACCCCCTCAGGCGACTCCTACGATTCCAACCCGCAGGCGCTCTTCACGCATGTCGTTGAAGGTCTCGCCAAATACGACCTCGCCTATATCCATGTCGTCGAGGGCCAGACCGGTGGCGAGCGCGATTATCGCCAGGGCGACAACCCGTCCTTCGATTACAAGGCGCTGCGCACTGCCTATGAAAAGGCAGGCGGCAAGGCGGCCTGGATGGTCAATAACGGCTACAACAGAGATATGGCGATCGAGACTGTCGAAAACGGCGCGGCCGATCTCGTCGCCTTCGGCAAACCCTTCATCTCCAATCCCGATCTCGTCGAGCGCCTGGAAAGGAACCTGCCGCTCAACACGCCGGATCAGTCCACCTTCTACGGTGGCAGCGCAAAGGGTTATGTCGATTATCCGACCCTCGAAAAGGTCGCCTGA
- a CDS encoding aminoglycoside phosphotransferase family protein, with protein sequence MFSPYLERWSLTSDGEPIITHSSRLLPVIWQDKPAILKVATDSSERDGALLMKWWDGDGAARVYAQEDDAVLLERATDKCSLLDMALNGEDDEASRIMVQTAARLHAPRPTPLDDSTTLERWFRSLEPAARTYGGTFADSWKIATTLLAAPQQLTILHGDIHHRNILDFGERGWLAIDPKRIYGERGYDFANIFANEDLPTVTDPERLQRQLPIVSKEADIEPARLLKWIAAYSGLSAAWFLEDDDHASAEKPLTVARIALAELA encoded by the coding sequence ATGTTCTCGCCTTATCTCGAACGCTGGTCGCTGACATCGGACGGCGAACCCATCATCACCCATTCAAGCCGTCTCCTACCGGTCATCTGGCAGGACAAACCCGCCATATTGAAAGTTGCAACCGACAGCAGCGAGCGAGACGGCGCATTGCTGATGAAATGGTGGGACGGCGATGGCGCGGCTCGAGTCTACGCGCAGGAAGATGATGCCGTCCTTCTGGAACGTGCGACGGATAAATGCTCGCTGCTCGACATGGCGTTGAATGGCGAGGACGATGAAGCGAGCCGCATCATGGTGCAGACGGCAGCACGGCTGCATGCGCCCCGCCCCACCCCTCTTGACGATTCCACGACGCTCGAGCGCTGGTTCCGCAGTCTGGAGCCTGCGGCACGCACCTACGGCGGCACCTTTGCCGACAGTTGGAAGATCGCCACCACCCTGCTCGCTGCGCCTCAGCAGCTCACTATTCTCCACGGTGACATCCACCACCGCAACATCCTCGATTTCGGCGAAAGGGGTTGGCTGGCAATCGATCCCAAGCGGATCTATGGCGAACGCGGTTACGACTTCGCCAATATCTTCGCCAACGAAGACCTGCCGACGGTGACAGATCCCGAACGCCTCCAACGTCAGCTGCCGATCGTCTCCAAGGAAGCCGATATCGAGCCAGCAAGGCTGCTCAAATGGATCGCCGCCTATTCCGGCCTCTCCGCCGCCTGGTTCCTTGAAGATGACGACCATGCCTCGGCGGAGAAGCCTCTGACGGTCGCGCGCATCGCACTCGCGGAACTTGCTTAA
- a CDS encoding NAD(P)H-binding protein — MSSEYQNRKLALVLGATGGIGGAVARKLRAHGWKVRALNRNAAKASGSEQGFEWVQGDAMNAADVRRAAEGTNLIVHAVNPPGYRDWEKLVLPMLENTIAAARAVGARILLPGTVYNFGPDAFPDVTEDSPQHPVTKKGKIRVEMEKRLKAASETGIGVIIVRAGDFFGPGATGNSWFSAAFATPDKPVGTIKNPALPGVGHHWAYLPDVSETMVQLVERAERLPAFACYHMNGFWDGDGRQMAEAVRRVAGGKAKIGRFPWFVVPLLAPFMTVMRELKEMRYLWKVPLRMKNDRLVAELGTEPHTPIDEAVRASLIAQGSLPEPHGATALLSHAEKAV, encoded by the coding sequence ATGAGCAGCGAATATCAGAACAGGAAACTGGCGCTCGTTCTCGGCGCGACCGGCGGCATCGGCGGCGCAGTCGCCCGCAAGCTGCGGGCGCACGGCTGGAAGGTGAGGGCGCTCAACCGAAACGCTGCGAAGGCATCCGGCAGCGAACAGGGTTTCGAGTGGGTGCAGGGCGACGCGATGAACGCGGCCGACGTGCGCAGGGCCGCTGAGGGCACAAACCTTATCGTCCACGCCGTCAATCCGCCCGGCTACCGTGACTGGGAGAAGCTGGTTCTGCCGATGCTGGAGAATACGATTGCCGCGGCTCGTGCCGTCGGTGCGCGCATCCTGCTGCCTGGTACCGTCTATAATTTCGGGCCGGATGCCTTTCCTGATGTGACGGAGGATAGCCCGCAGCATCCGGTGACGAAGAAGGGCAAGATCCGCGTCGAGATGGAGAAGCGCCTGAAAGCTGCCTCTGAGACCGGCATAGGTGTCATCATCGTCCGCGCCGGGGATTTTTTCGGGCCGGGCGCCACAGGCAATAGCTGGTTCTCCGCCGCTTTTGCTACGCCGGACAAGCCGGTTGGTACCATCAAGAACCCGGCACTGCCCGGCGTCGGGCACCATTGGGCCTATCTGCCCGATGTTTCCGAGACGATGGTGCAACTCGTCGAGCGAGCCGAACGCCTGCCGGCCTTCGCCTGCTATCACATGAACGGCTTCTGGGATGGTGATGGCCGTCAGATGGCGGAGGCGGTTCGGCGTGTCGCCGGCGGCAAGGCGAAGATCGGCCGCTTTCCATGGTTCGTTGTGCCGTTGCTTGCTCCCTTCATGACTGTCATGCGGGAGCTGAAGGAGATGCGCTATCTCTGGAAGGTACCGTTGCGCATGAAGAACGACAGGCTGGTGGCCGAACTCGGGACCGAGCCGCATACGCCGATCGATGAGGCCGTGCGTGCGTCGCTCATCGCTCAGGGCTCGCTGCCCGAACCGCATGGTGCGACGGCGCTTCTTTCGCACGCCGAAAAGGCGGTTTAA